The following DNA comes from Flavobacterium sp. N3904.
GAAGCTTTAGAATTTTTGGTTGAAGAAATAAAAGAAAAGACAGCCGTTTTTGGAAAAGAAATTTTTGAAGACGAATCGTATACTTGGAAAGTAAATATCCCCCCAACCCCCAAAGGGGGAGTTATGTAGATTGTCTTAATAGGAGCAAATCTAAAATCTAAAATCAGTTAATCTGAAATCTAAAATCCCTATGGTAGATATCACCCATAAAATAATCACACAACGCACCGCAACTGCCCAGGCCATTGTAAAAGTAGGTTCGCCAGCAACCATGCAAGCCATTTTGAACAAAACAGTTCCGAAAGGCGATGTATTGGAAGTGTCCAGAACAGCAGGTTTGTTTGCTGTAAAAAACACTTCAACCTCGATACCAGATTGTCATCCTATGCCTATTGAATTCACTGGAATTGAGTATGAAATGCTCGAAGATTCAGTGTTAATAAAGGTAACCGTTAAAGCGATTTACAGAACAGGCGTTGAGGTCGAAGCCATGCACGGAGCTTCAATTGTAGCCTTGACAATGTATGATATGCTAAAACCCATCGACAAACAAGTTGAAATTTCGACTATCAAACTACTCCACAAAAAAGGAGGAAAATCCGATTATGGAGTTAAAGAAGATCTTGATTTATCGGTAGCGGTAATCGTTTGTTCGGACAGTGTTTCCAGCGGAAAAAAAGAGGATCGAGCTGGAAAAGTAATCTCAGACAAAATCAAGAATCTTGGTTTGAGCGTTTCGAGTTATTCAGTCATTCCAGATGAGGTTCTTGATATTCAGGAAACCATAAATAAATTGTGTTTAGCCAATAAAGATTTAGTTATCCTCACAGGCGGAACAGGTTTGTCCAATCGTGATGTCACTCCCGAAGCGATCATCCCATTACTTGACCGACGCATTCCCGGAATTGAAGAAGCCATTCGCTCTTATGGACAGGACAGAACGCCTTATGCAATGTTGTCTAGATCTGTGGTGGGTTTCAAAGGGAATACGTTGATTATGGCTTTGCCAGGTTCTACAGCGGGTGCCAGCGAATCTATGGATGCGGTTTTTCCCTCCATATTGCATTTATTCAAAATATTAAATGGTTTCAACCATGAAAAATAACAGCAATCCAATGCAGGACAACCACGGCAGGTCGCACAATTACCTCCGCATTTCGATTACAGAACATTGTAATTTGAGATGTACCTATTGTATGCCAGCCGAGGGGATTGCGCTTACGCCAAGAGCACATCTAATGACTGCAGACGAAATTGTTACCATCGCCAAGACTTTCGTAAAGCTCGGCGTGACCAAAATTCGATTGACTGGTGGCGAGCCACTGGTACGAAAAGATGCCAAAACCATTATTGAACAATTAGGCAAACTAGGTGTCGAATTGACATTAACTACCAATGGAATTCTGGTTCACGAATTTATTGACACGTTCAAAGAGGCGGGAGTCACTACTTTGAACATGAGTATTGACAGTTTAAAAAAAGACAAATTCAACCAAATTACACGCCGCAATTATTTTGAAAAAGTAATTGAAAATCTGGATTTATTAGAAGATAATGGGTTTCAGGCAAAACTGAATGTCGTTGTGATTAAAGGCTTTAATGATAACGAAATTATTGATTTTATAGAGATGACCAAAGACCGAAACATTCAAATACGGTTTATAGAATTTATGCCTTTTGACGGCAATCAATGGAACAAAGAAAAACTGGTGAGTTATGCCGAAATCCTATCACAAGTCAATGCTTTTTATACCGAACAAAAGGTAGAACGTACCCAAGACAAACCAAATGACACTTCCAAAAACCACAAAATTATAGGCTATCAAGGCAGTTTTTCTGTAATCAGTTCGGTGACCAATCCGTTTTGTAGTACTTGCAATCGCATTCGATTAACCGCAGATGGAAAACTGAAAAACTGTTTGTTCTCCAATTCCGAAACATCTTTGCTCGATACTTTGCGGGCAGGAGAATCCATAGAACCACTCATCTTCCAAAACATAAAATCCAAACACGCCATGCGCGGCGGAATGGACGATGATGCTAAATTTCAAAATCCGTTGCTTTTTTCCCAAAACAGAAGCATGATTAAAATTGGGGGCTAAAGTAAGAGAAAATCATTTCACGAAGACTCGCTAAAAAAACACAGAGGTGCGCTAAGAGTATTTTTGCTAAACCTTTGCGGTCCTTTGTGTATCCTTTGTGAAACTTTGCGAAAACAACTTCTCTTCAGCAACAGTTCATTATTAAATCCCTGATAAAAGTCATTGTTGGAACTATACAATAGTGAATATCTTTGCATGATGAAGGCAGAAAAAGAATCCAGTAAGAAAGGGTACAACAATTACGGGACCCATCTCCGTGAAAAATACAACGGAAAAAAAGTTTTCAAAGTAATTGTCGATGGAAATTTTAGCTGTCCCAATCGAGACGGATTAAAAGGCTACGGCGGTTGTACCTATTGCAATACCGATTCTTTCACGCCCGATATTTCCAGAAAAGCGCCTACCATCGAGGAGCAGTTGTTGCAAGGTATGGAGCGCGCCAAAAAATCATACAAAGCAGACCAATTCATAGTCTATTTTCAACCCAACACTAACACTTATGCCAGCGTCGATTATCTAAAAGAAATCTATGACCGAGCCCTGTCTTTCAATCCCGATGAGGTTGTTGGCTTTTCGGTAGGGACTCGTCCCGATTGCATTGATACCGAAAAAGTGGATTTGCTCGAAAGCTATTGCAACCGATTTGATGTCGATCTCGAAATGGGAATGGAGTCCATTTATGACGAAACCTTAGAAAAAATCAACCGAGGCTGTACGCACGCCGAGTTCATCACAGCGGTGGAATTATTAAAAGACAGTCCCATCGATTTGTGCGTTCACACCGTATTCGGATTCCCTTGGGAAACCCGCGAGATGATGCTCAACTACATTGCCGAAATCAACCGTTTCCCCCAAATAAAATTCGTCAAATTCCATCATTTACACATCGTAGAAGGCTCGATTATGGGCGTACACTACAAGCGAAATCCATTCCCTCTCTTCACTTTAGAAGAGTATACTGATTTGCTTTGCGACCTAATCCCGCTACTGCGACCGGATATCGTTATCCAACGCCTCTTCGGAATCTCCGATTGGGATCTACTCATCGCACCAAATTGGGGACTCAAAAAAACCCAAATCCAACATTATATCGACTCCACAATCGAAAGTAGAGGAATCATTCAAGGATCAAAATACAACACTATAAACGTTTAAAGGTCTCTTTGTTTTTGGCTCATTTTTTAAATAAAAACAATCTTAGATAATTTTTTAAAAAAGTATAAATTGATTTCAATAACTTACATGCGATAAAATCTTGACTCAAAAAGGTACAATTCGCCTCTGAAAATTGTACTTTTGCATAAAAACTATATCGTTTTCGTTATGAACACAAAAATAAAAAGCAATCCGTTATTAGACCGCTTGCCCAAACATTTAAAACAGTTTATCAAACCACAGGATTATAGCGATTACACTCCTATTAACCAAGCGGTTTGGCGTTATGTGATGCGCAAAAACGTAAATTATCTCTCTAAAGTCGCCCATAGTTCGTATCTGGAAGGATTGAAAAAAACGGGAATTGAGGTGGACAATATTCCAAGTATGTACGGAATGAACCGCATCTTAAGTGAGATTGGTTGGGCTGCCGTAGCGGTTGATGGTTTTATTCCACCAAATGCTTTTATGGAATTTCAGGCGTATAATGTTTTGGTTATTGCATCAGACATTCGTCAACTCGAACATATTGAATACACTCCCGCTCCCGATATTATTCACGAAGGTGCCGGTCACGCGCCTATTATTGCAAATCCGGAATATGCAGAATACCTGCGTCGATTTGGCGAAATAGGTTGCAAAGCGATTTCTTCGCATAAAGATTACGAAATGTATGAGGCCATACGTTTGCTTTCGATTTTGAAAGAAGCGGAAGGTACACCAAAAGCCGAAATTGAAGCTGCCGAAAAAGCTGTAGAAGACCTGCAAAACAATATGGGCGACTTGTCTGAAATGGCGCAAATTCGCAACCTGCACTGGTGGACCGTGGAATACGGTTTGATAGGAACTGTGGAAAACCCAAAAATATACGGCGCCGGATTATTGTCCTCTATTGGCGAAAGCGCTTGGTGCATGACCGATAATGTGAAGAAAATACCTTATGGTTTTTCGGCAGTCAATCAAAGTTTTGACATTACCAAATTACAACCTCAACTGTATGTTACTCCCGATTTTGCTTATTTGAGTTTAATTCTGGAAGAGTTTGCCAATACTATGGCCTTGCGCACAGGTGGATTGTCAGGGATTAAAAAACTAATCCATTCGAAAGCATTGGGAACCATTGAATTGAGTACCGGTTTACAGATTTCGGGCGTGTTTACCAATGTTATTGAAGAGGATGGAAAACCAATCTACTTTCAAACTACAGGAAAAACAGCTTTATCGTACCGCGAAAAAGAATTGGTTGGACATGGCACCGCGACACATCCGGAAGGTTTTGGCAGCCCGATAGGCAAACTCAAAGGTATCAATCTGGCTATTGAAGATATGAGTCCGCGAGACTTGAAAGCATACGGCGTTTATGAAGGACAAACTGCTTCTTTGGAATTTGAAGGTGATATAAAAGTCGTTGGAGAAATCATTACCGGAAAGAGAAATCTGCATGGTGAAATTATTCTAATTTGTTTTAAAAACTGTACAGTCACACACGGAGACACTATTCTATTTCAACCAGAATGGGGAAATTATGATATGGCTGTGGGGAAAAAATTGGTTTCGGCTTTTTCGGGTCCTGCCGATGTAAACAGTTTTGATTTAATTTTGCATGTGCCTTCGAGCAAAACCATTAAAGCCAAACAAACTGCCGAAAGAGATGACTTGGAAATATTGTACCAAACCGTAAGAAGTATTCGAGAATCGAATGATATGACGACTTCATTGGAACCGATTTTTGAAAAACTGCAAAATGCCCATCCAAATGACTGGTTGCTTTCTGTGGAATTGATTGAGATTTTAAACACACGAAACGAAACCAATTTGATGCAAGAAGTCCTTTTGCATTTGGAAAATCTTAAAAAACAACGACCTGAAATCGGAAAATTGATTTCGAATGGCTTGGAGTTGATTTTTGAGAATGAAGAAACGACACATTAAAATTTTTAAACACGAATTATAAGCAATTGTAATTCGTGTTTTTTTGAGTAAAAAACGACATTAAAAAGGATAACCAATAGCAATACTAAGTACTAGATTTTCTTTCCTCCAAGCACCGCTCCCGAAATCGACTGCATCAAACACCCAATTGCTTCCGTTAACTAGGTAAGGCTGCCTGATGGGAAAAGCAAGATCAGTTCGTAGGATTAAAAAAGAAAAATCAAAACGGAGTCCTGCTCCTACTCCAACGGCAATTTGCTTCATAAAATCTTTGGATATTTGTCCGCCAGACTCTTCTGGATTTTCATTCAAAAGCCAAATATTTCCCGCATCTAAAAACAGTGCCCCATTTACAATACTAAATAATTTGGTTCTGTACTCAGTATTGAATTCCAGTTTTATATCCCCCGTTTGATCGGGTAAAAAAGCTGGGTTTGGATTAATATCTTTATAACTTCCCGGCCCAACCGATTGCGATCTAAAGGCTCGAATACTATTGGCTCCCCCAATAACAAACTGTCTGGAGGATGGCATTTCGGTATTGTTTCCATAAGCATATCCTACTCCAGCAATAAGTCGGGTCGCCAATTTACTATTTTCTCCGAGCTTTAAATAATGTCTAAAATCTCCTTTGACTTTTACATATTGGCTGAAAGGGACGTCAAAAAACTTGATGGTATCTCCTTTTTTTGCATTGGCTCCCATAATCAGTCCCGTAATATTTCCAGCCAAATCCAATTCACCATTGAAATAGAAAGTGTTTTTCTTCCTTTTTTGCATGGTGTTGGTAAAAGTATACGAATAGGCAGGTCCAAAAATCAATTGCTTTTCGATTACTTTTCCTAAAGATGGATTTGCCAAAATTTCTTGCTGATATTCAGCTGTTACATTTTGAGGACTTACATAATTAATTTCGATTACTTTCAATTCATGTTCTGCTTTGGCACTTTCTTTCCATAAATAAACAAAAGAGGTTTTGAAAGAATTCAATGTATAAAGCTGAGCCTTACTTTGTCGTTCATATCGGAGAAGCACTTTGGTTTTTGGAACGAATTCGCTCGAATTTTGCCATTTGAAAGGCGCGATTAAACGAGGCCAAATCAAACTTGCTTCCCCACCAAAAGTATAAATATCGTTCCCCCCATTCTTCCCCGAAAGTTGAAAATCGGCACCACCAAATAAGGAAAGTGTAAACAATTCAGCTCCTCCAAAAGTGTTTCTATGATTCCAATTCACTTTCAAATCGGTACCCGTATAACCTGCCGAATTGGTACTGGCACCCACTTCAAATCGAAGAAATTTTTCGGGCAACATGGTCAAATAATAATAGGCATTTAATGCATCTGGAATTGAATCGTCTACTTTGAATTCATTTTTTACAAACTTAAAAGTTCCTAAACTCACGAATCGATTCAAGGAAAGGTTATGATTTTTTCTGTTGTACAAATCCCCTTTTTTAAAATATAAAGTACGGTCAAATACTCTAGGATTAAAGGTTTTGGCAGAATCAATAATGGTAAAATCTTTGTATTGAACAACATCTTCCTTTTTATAGGCGATACTATCCGTTAGAATAGAATAATTAGGATATACAATAATATCATTTATGCTATACGGTTTCCTCGCTTTGGTGGGTGTTTCTTCTTTTATTTTTAGTCTTATATTCACCTCCTGATTTCCCTTTGAACTATCAACCTGAGCCAAAATATAATCGGGATTAAAAAAATAATATCCTTTTTCTTTTAATCTGGCATCAATACGATCCCGTTCTGATTTAATGACTTCCAAATCATAAGGATTTCCTGGAATCAAAAGACTTCTTTTTTGGGTTCTGCTAATAGCTTTTCCCAAAGCTGTAGAGTCATCAGGAAAAGTAACAGTTTTAATTTTATATTGTTTCGAAGGCCAAACAGTATATTCTGCTGTGGCTTTTTTTCCATGTCTAGTAGAATCTGACTGAACTTTAGTTTTAAAATACCCTCTGTTTTCGGTATAATTTCTTAGTACAGCTGCATTATATTCTAAATCTACTTGGCTGAATAAAACGGGTGGTTCCCCTACTTTAGTACTTAACCAATACTGCAAACCTTTGTCTTTTGTGGGTTTTCCTGCCAAATTATAAATTAATAATTTTGGTCTTAGCCCCAATATTTGTTTATTAGGTTTGGGACGTAAAAGATTTTCCAATTCTGTTTCTAGCGCTTTTCTGTCTTTTCTTTTTATAATTGAATCCTCCACTTTTACGGAACCTCCAGTATACAGCAAGTCACCGTCGGGCAAATACTTAATGTTACTGCATCCTAGAATAAAGAATGAGCATAGAAGTAAAAGATATTTTGAATAGTTAGTTTTCATACGACACCTTAGACTTTTGTTTCTCTTTCTCCAATTTCTTTTTTTCTTTACGGATTTGCTCCTTTTTCGTAATCTCAATTTCCTTGGCACTCCGTTTAAAAAGCTCTTTGAATTTGTTATACTCCATCGTGATTATAAAGACAACGCCTGTTTCCACAATTTCGCCTTGAATCGCAACTTGGTATTCGTTTTTTCTGTAGGCCCGAATCATATACCTGCCATCTTTACTCAGTTGATATTCTATCGAAGCATCCCCGGCAATATTCGACGCATCTTCATTGGCGCGTTCTGCTCCTTCAACCCCGAAACTGCTTCCTACGGTAACTTTCAACCTATCGTTCAACAATTTTTTTGAAATCCCTACATTCAAATCGGTTCTAGTTTCTTTTGTGCCTGTAGAATAGTCTTCGGTCGATTCCACATCAAATTCCAACTGAACTCCTGCAATTAAATCTCCTGCCAAATCATTTAGTTGTTGCGAAAGTATTTTACTCGCACTTTGTCGGGCAAGATATTCGGCACTTGTGCTGCCGCTTTCGCTAGAAAAAGGATTCTCGCCTACGAATCGATTTAGCAACAGTAATGCAAATACTTGTTTATTTAATTCCGATGGATCTTGTCTCAGCTGTTCTAACTTTGTTTGTGATGCAGTCACAATATCTGATGAAACATTATAATTCCCATCAGGCAAAATGATGTCAAATGTTATTTCAGGTTTTAGTAATTCCCCATTCATCTTCAATAAAGTCTGAAATGGGATTTTTTGTTTGTAGGTATTTCTAACAGCAGGACTTAATGCTCCAAGTTGATCACTAAGCAAATCCAACGGTGCTGTATTGACTTTATAAATCGCCGTAATATTCACAGTTGCCATTGTTGGTTCACCGTTCCAAATAATATAACTGCCTTTTTGAATCTCGAATTTCCGTCTGATCATATTGAAATTCATTTCGTAAGCACCACCACTAAACTCGTACTTACCCGTTAGTGTAGTTTTCCCGGAAGGGTCAATTCCAGCGGTAAGTTCGGCTTCGCCTTTTAAATTCAAATAATCACCATTTCCTTTATCAATCACCAAAGTAAAAGCAGCTTCCTTATTTATAGTAATAGCAACCGACACATCCATTCCTATTAATTTAGATTGATTCAGTTCTTTCTGTAATTCAACCGTTTGTTTTAAATACAGATTATCTTCATCTACAAACTCGACAATTCCTTCCCTGTCAATAATAGAAGGATCCGACTGAGGCATAACAACCGTAAACTTTGTTTCTTCATTAATCTCGACATTTCCCTTAACGACAGGACTGTCAAGAGTTCCTCCTATTTTTAGTTTGGTATCCAAAAATAAATCGCCGTAAAACAGATCATTATCGGTTACTTTAGAATGAATCGCCCTGAAATCATCTGCCGTAACGATTAAATCGAAATTGAAATCCCTAAAGTTTTTGGTGATCATTTTTCCGTTTACAGCCAGTTCATTTTTATTTTCATCAAAAATGGAGAAATGGTCAAAATTAATTTCTTCATTTCTCAGAGATACTTTTTCATCATTTACAGTAAAGAAGGAATTGAGTTTTGTGATTCGGAAACCAGCGTCTTTAAATAACAATTCTCCATTTACTTTTGGTTCCAAAGTATTTCCGGTAATTTTAAATTGTCCAGACAAGGATCCTTTTCCATCGGTTATATTTCCAAACGAAAACCCTTGAATGCTTTTGATGTTTAATTGATTTACATCTAAATTCAAATCAAAATTATCGTTGTCAATTCTATATGTCCCCAAAAGAGCCAGATCATTTCCTTCCCCAGATAGCATCATATTTGCCGAAAGAATATTTGCCGTTTTGTTATCTACTTTTAAACTGATATTTCCAATAGCTTCACCTCCAAAGACAAACTTATCAATCGTCAAATCGGAAGTAAAAATGGGATTCGTCATGACGTTTTCGACTACGGCAGATCCATTTATCAAACCTTGCATTTCCAATTCATCTTTCTTTATCATATTCAAAATCGTCTCTATTTTGAAATTCACAAAATCAACATGAAGCGGAGCATTGTTTTGATCGCCTTGCGATTGAATCTTAAGTTCATTTCCGGAATGATCCAAATAAAATTTATTGACATAAAGTCTTTTATCTCCAAATTCAATTGAATTATCCGGGTTTATATTCCATCTATCATAATTCAAAACCAAGCTTTCCGCATTCAGCTTAATTACATTTTTTGAATACTCGTGACGCAATTCGCCTGCAATAAAATATTGATCTTTTTTGTCTTTGTCTTTTACCTGCAAAGCATACGAAAGAATATTGTTTTCTGCTTTTCCCGATAAACTCGTAAACGGAATTTTAAATTGTCCGCCTTCAATCGTTGCTACAGAAGTCTGATACTCTAAAGCATTATCCTTCGTTTCAATATTTATCTTACCGTCCGACATGGTAGTATTGGCATAAATAATTTTCGGAATGGCTCCTTTAATTTCCAACGTATCACCTACGCTATTGTATTTTCCGGAAATATTTATGGGTTCCAGTGCGGTCAACTTCGGAATCAATTTATATAAAACAGGGTCATTTTGAACAGCCACAGTAAAGGTAAATTGTTGTTTCTCAGAACTATTTTTGTATTTCTCAGACTGAATATTTATATATTTTGACAACGAATTTTTTATCGCATCCGAAAGTGTGGTCAATTTGTATTTACCGTCAATTTCGGCTTGAATAAATTGCGAACTGATTTTAATATTATTTTTTTGATTGTCTGAAAAAGCAATAATTTTAACCTTATCCATAACAATCGGTTCTGTATTCTGTAAAATTTGAACATTTGAAGCCACGATTTCGCCGTTCAAATAATCGGGATTACTGTTGGCAATATCTGCGACAACGTTTCCTCTAAGTTTCATCGGGCCTGCATGAAGATTCAGTTTTTCCAAATCGGCGATATCAAGATTCAGATTCAATTTTACAGCTGGGTATTTATCTTTGAAACCACCATTTGCATCCAATTTGAATTTTAGATTTGGATCTTTACTGTCGGCTTTTATATCAAAATTTCCTTTGGCAATCGCCCCTTTCAAAGCCATGTTAGAGTACGTATATTTATTGAAATCTGCTTTTTTTACAATGGCTACGAGCTGAGCATTTGCTGTTTTAGGATTCAGTCCTTGGCCTTTAACTTTTGCATTTAGCGTAATTTTTCCCAAGGAATCATTCATAATTAATCGGCCAAGATTAAAATCCATAAAAGCAATCGTTGCATCATATTTTTCACTGTTTTTAATTCTATTATCAAACAATGCGTCCACATTGGCTTTGCCATAACTGCTGTTTAATGCCAATTTGGTTTTAAAATTATCGATGGAACCTTTGAATTTTCCACTAGCATTAAATTGTTCCGGAAGCCGAATCGTTTTGGGAAGTGATCCTTTAGGAACAAAAGAAATTATGTCTCGGGAAGAAGAAGTTATGTTTTTTATATCCAAATCAAAAAAAGCTTTTTCGTAATTGGGAAGCCCTTTTATTTTTCCAGAGACAGAAACTTTTGTGTTGCCAATTCCCTGCATTTGAAAATAGGGAATATTCAAATCTTTAACTTTCCCGTTTACTCGGGAATTGATGTACAAAATAGCATTGGGATTCGATTGAAAAGGATTCATTTTATGCAATTGTGGAGCAAAAAGCAAAATATCCTTAAAGCCAATTTTCGACTGACTCAAATTAGCATCAACCAACATATCCCCTATGTTTTTTGAAATACCATCAATTGATTGATAGTTCACCTTTAATTTGTCTTTCAACTCAGTTTGAGGTGTTCTTACATACAAATCAGTCAGATACGCTTGCTTTGGACCATAAAAAAACTGAGTTCTGAGTTGCTGAATTTTGAGACCGCTTTTCTCGTTTAGAGCTAAAGAGTTCACACGCCCCGAAACAGTCTCATTTGCAAAATAAATATTTTCTGCTTTGGCATTCAAACCATTCCAATCAAGATGACTGTAATCCATTCCATTTGCAATTGCAGGAGATTGCATATCATCAAATTGGAAAGCAATGTTTTGCAAATCGATTGATTTCAGTTTCATTTTCCAACCATTTTTTGAAATGGCTGTTGTGTCTAAATTAGGTGTTTTTAGTTGTTTGTCTTTTTTGCCAAGAAGCAGATTTCCTTTTAGATTCTTAACTTCAAATTTTTCAAAATCGAGCATTTGATTTTTTATATCTAAATCATTTACCAAAAGTTTCAGACTGCCCAAAGTGAGTCCTGAATTCATTTTAGAATCTTTATTGTCGTATAAAACCTTGATTTTAGACAAGGTGATTTTCTTTAATTCCAAATTAAAATCACTTCTTTTGGCAATTGTATCAACGGTTTTAACAGAAACTTCGGCAATTTTTTCGACCAAATCCTGATTTAAAACTACATTCAATCCGTTCAAATTAATGTATGGAATATTGAAATCCATTTTATCCAAATCAAATTTCTTGAATTTTGTGCTGAAATTATCCAACTTCAGACGAATGTCATTTTTTGATAAATCGTCTTGAAAACTAAACTTGATGTTTTTTAAATCCACATCAACAACCGATACAATATATGGTTTGCTGCTAGGATCTGCGGGCGCGTTTGAAGCAAATGCTTTGATAATATAATCGAAATTAAATACAGCGTTCTTGTTCCTTGAAATATTTGCAGTTGCGTTTTCCAGTTCAATCGAGTTTATTTCTATTTTGTGATTGATGATTTTAAATAGATCAATATCAATGGCCAAACGTTTTCCACTCAATAAAGTATCCTTATGTTGGTCTTCAAAATAAAACCCTTCGAGTACAATCGTTTTCGGGAAACTAATCGCAATTCGATCAAGAGAACTTTTAGTTTTAAGCTTATCATTCAGATAAGTGAGTACCTTATCCTTAGTAAAATTCTGAACAGCCGGAACTTGAATCAAAACAATAATTAAGAGCAAAAAAACCAAAATTGTAACAGCGCACCAAAGCATAATACGCTTTGTTTTTTTTACAAAAGAATTTAGTTTTGGGTTCATATAAAAAATCTTTGTAAATAAATGCGTTTGAATTTGGACTATTCAGAGTATTTATTAGGAATTTTTGAATCTACAAATATGCAATAACCATAATTGTTTAAGTTATACAATTCCTATAATATGTTTTAAAATTATTGTATGATTGTCTAAATTATTAGGTTGAAGTATAACAATTGAGTTACTCTTTATAAAGCTAAAAAAGTTTTAAAGTTTTACTTTTGTAGCAAAATCCTTTTCATTTTCAATCACTTTACCATCGTATTGCAATTTCCAACCCATGGTGTTCGTAAGGATTAAAATCTTGGAAAGTTCACTAATCAAACGATTCTGGGCATTTGATTTCAACGAAGATTTTTCGATTTTCTTTGCCAAATTTGCTTTTACCGATTTGTTTATTTTATTGTAATCATCGCCTGTAAATTCGTTCATCTGACTTTGTTCAACATCATAAAACTTGATGTCTGGGCTTATTTTTATTTCTTCTTTTGGAATACTTAGAATCGTTATGGTTTTGTTTTTCTCATCAATATCATATTTCATTTGGTGCAAATCATAAGAAACAGTAACATCGGCATTGACAATTACTAGTGCTTTTTTTTCAAACTTAAGCATATCAAGCAGGTATTTCTGTTGGTTCCTATAAGTTACCACCTCAGAAAAATGCCCCTCGGTAACCACCAATTTACCTACATTAACGATTTGTTGTTGAATCAAATTGGTATTGTATTCTAATGATGAATCGTCCCCTTTCTTGAACTCACAATATTTGAATGCCAAAATGATGACCACTACTACTACTGCACCAACTATAATTCTCTTTAGCATAATTAAAATTTCATAAATGAATATTGCGATACTAATTTAGTGATTTTTTCCTTCAATTTGGATTCGAATTTTTTATGACTCTCTGAATCTGGATTAAAAGGACGATGTTGCAAACTTTTTTGAATGCTTTCTACAATTTCCATTGCTTCATAAGCAGTTTCTGAAATGGCAGTTTCCTTGAATCGTTCCCAAATATAATCAATCGCCACTTGACTTGGATGAACCATATCTTCGGCATAAAAACGATAATCGCGAAGTTCGTCTATCATGATTTCGTAACTTGGAAAGTGCTCAGTGTTCAGTATTGAGTATTCAG
Coding sequences within:
- a CDS encoding BamA/TamA family outer membrane protein, with the translated sequence MKTNYSKYLLLLCSFFILGCSNIKYLPDGDLLYTGGSVKVEDSIIKRKDRKALETELENLLRPKPNKQILGLRPKLLIYNLAGKPTKDKGLQYWLSTKVGEPPVLFSQVDLEYNAAVLRNYTENRGYFKTKVQSDSTRHGKKATAEYTVWPSKQYKIKTVTFPDDSTALGKAISRTQKRSLLIPGNPYDLEVIKSERDRIDARLKEKGYYFFNPDYILAQVDSSKGNQEVNIRLKIKEETPTKARKPYSINDIIVYPNYSILTDSIAYKKEDVVQYKDFTIIDSAKTFNPRVFDRTLYFKKGDLYNRKNHNLSLNRFVSLGTFKFVKNEFKVDDSIPDALNAYYYLTMLPEKFLRFEVGASTNSAGYTGTDLKVNWNHRNTFGGAELFTLSLFGGADFQLSGKNGGNDIYTFGGEASLIWPRLIAPFKWQNSSEFVPKTKVLLRYERQSKAQLYTLNSFKTSFVYLWKESAKAEHELKVIEINYVSPQNVTAEYQQEILANPSLGKVIEKQLIFGPAYSYTFTNTMQKRKKNTFYFNGELDLAGNITGLIMGANAKKGDTIKFFDVPFSQYVKVKGDFRHYLKLGENSKLATRLIAGVGYAYGNNTEMPSSRQFVIGGANSIRAFRSQSVGPGSYKDINPNPAFLPDQTGDIKLEFNTEYRTKLFSIVNGALFLDAGNIWLLNENPEESGGQISKDFMKQIAVGVGAGLRFDFSFLILRTDLAFPIRQPYLVNGSNWVFDAVDFGSGAWRKENLVLSIAIGYPF